One Pseudoalteromonas rubra genomic window, GGCCGGATCATCACAACGGCACTGGGGGCTTGTGGGAACATAACTAAATACCTCTGATACTAAAAATGTACGCCGCTTTTATCCACGAAAAAGCAGGCCAATGGCTTAAACACACCTGCAAAACAAACCAGGTGCATCAGCTAGACGTATGAACAACGGAATACTTTTTCACCAATTAACGTCCATAAAGAAAACAGCCGCAAAAACTATAGCAGTGATTTACTCCCTTACCCAAAGCACATACACTAGGCGCTGGCTTTACGAATTCAGGAAGTAGTTATGATCACGGTAGGTATCGACTTAGGCACAACCAATAGTGCTGTCAGCTATTGGGATGGTGAAAAAAGTGTATTAATTCCCAACTCTCTGGGTGACTACCTGACCCCATCGGTGGTCGGGGTGGACAATAGCGGCGAGATATTGGTGGGTAAAGCGGCCAAAGAGCGGCTGATCTCACACCCACTAAAAACCACGGCATTATTCAAACGCTATATGGGCACACAGCGCACAGTGACGCTTGGAAAGCAGCATTATACCGCCGCTGAGTTATCATCACTGGTGCTTAAATCACTGAAAGCCGATGCCGAAGCCCAATTATCGCAACCAGTTACACAAGCAGTGATCAGTGTGCCAGCGTACTTCAATGACTATCAGCGTAAAGCCACTAAGCTGGCCGCAGAGCTGGCCGGGCTGGAAGTACTGAGACTGATCAATGAACCCACAGCCGCGGCACTGGCATACGGTTTACAATCACAAGAAGATGACACCCATTATCTGATCCTGGATTTAGGTGGCGGTACCTTCGATGTCACCATTCTCGAATACTTCGATCGCGTCATGGAAGTCAAGGCGTCGGCCGGTGACAATCATCTGGGCGGCGAAGACTTTACCGGTTTACTGATCTCGGACTTTTTGCGACAGCATCAGTTAGAGCCACAACAACTGAATGAACACCAACAACAAAACCTGACCCGACATATCGACGAGTGTAAGTGCGGTTTAAGTGGCGAAAAGCAAACCCAGTTTGACATAGAACTGTCTAACCAGACCTTGCGCTATGAATTAACCGAAGAAAAAATGCGCGAGATCTGCCAGCCTCTACTCAATCGCTTGCTGACCCCTATTGAACGCGCGTTTAACGATGCCGGACTGTCACCCTCAGACATAGATCATATTGTCATGGTAGGCGGTGCATCGCGTATGAATATCTATAAACAATGTCTGATCAAAGCACTAAAATGCTTCCCCACAACTCAACTCGACCCGGATCTGGTCGTCGCCCTCGGTGCAGGTATACAAGCCGGCCTGGTTGATAAAGATGAAGCACTGGATGATGTGGTACTGACCGACGTATCCGCCTTTAGCCTGGGCACGGGTACCCACAATGAGCACGATCATGATGGCAAAGTGGGTAACTACTTTACTCCCATTATTGAACGCAATACGGTATTACCATGCAGCAAAGAAAATACTTTTTTCCCTGTCCATAAATCCCAGGAACACCTGTTGATCACAGTCTATCAGGGGGAAAGCCGGTATGTTAAAAACAACATCAAACTCGGCGAAATTGATGTGCCGCTGCCCAAGGCAGATAACATCGAGGACAAACTAGTCAGGGTACGCTTTACGTACGATGTAAGCGGCCTGCTGGAAGTAGATATTACCGTAGAGCAGACTCAGCAAACCATTAGCCAGACCTTTGAACAATCTTCCTCTGTGTTGTCAGACAAAGAAAAAGCCCAGCTGAAAGAAAAAATGCAAAAGCTCAAAGTCCATCCGCGAGATCAGCAGCGCAACCGCCTGCTAATGGCTAAACTGGAACGTATCTATGAACAAAGCCGCGCTCAGTACCGTGAACAAATTGCTGAGCTGATCGCATTCTGGGAAGCCGCGTTAAGCGCTCAGGATAACCAACGCATTGA contains:
- a CDS encoding molecular chaperone HscC, which gives rise to MITVGIDLGTTNSAVSYWDGEKSVLIPNSLGDYLTPSVVGVDNSGEILVGKAAKERLISHPLKTTALFKRYMGTQRTVTLGKQHYTAAELSSLVLKSLKADAEAQLSQPVTQAVISVPAYFNDYQRKATKLAAELAGLEVLRLINEPTAAALAYGLQSQEDDTHYLILDLGGGTFDVTILEYFDRVMEVKASAGDNHLGGEDFTGLLISDFLRQHQLEPQQLNEHQQQNLTRHIDECKCGLSGEKQTQFDIELSNQTLRYELTEEKMREICQPLLNRLLTPIERAFNDAGLSPSDIDHIVMVGGASRMNIYKQCLIKALKCFPTTQLDPDLVVALGAGIQAGLVDKDEALDDVVLTDVSAFSLGTGTHNEHDHDGKVGNYFTPIIERNTVLPCSKENTFFPVHKSQEHLLITVYQGESRYVKNNIKLGEIDVPLPKADNIEDKLVRVRFTYDVSGLLEVDITVEQTQQTISQTFEQSSSVLSDKEKAQLKEKMQKLKVHPRDQQRNRLLMAKLERIYEQSRAQYREQIAELIAFWEAALSAQDNQRIDQAYEEITQFLKELGE